The following are encoded together in the Oreochromis niloticus isolate F11D_XX linkage group LG12, O_niloticus_UMD_NMBU, whole genome shotgun sequence genome:
- the LOC109204509 gene encoding uncharacterized protein LOC109204509, which translates to MIRERYPLIKHLHVFSDGPATQYKQKGNFYLLSKEPFKKGFKNISWNFFEASHGKGAPDGIGATLKRSADTIVRHGGDIPNAEAMFHKLRDMGTSVELFFVGEDDVERKVKEIIDGPTLVPVKGTMKIHQVLSFSPGTIKYRDITCLCQADKGVLDCECYGLKEISLSQEASPHCTEGPTRPENITKDHIGQWCIINYDGEPYPGIILEVEEDVKVKCMHKNGTNKFHWPSPREDITWYRDDQVVCLMKEPTPLNKRSVQLERKVWDFLEKNWSCWSVA; encoded by the coding sequence ATGATCAGAGAAAGATACCCTCTTATCAAACACCTCCATGTCTTCAGCGATGGTCCAGCTACACAATACAAACAAAAGGGCAACTTTTACCTGCTCTCAAAAGAGCCATTCAAAAAAgggttcaaaaacatcagctggAACTTTTTTGAGGCCAGCCATGGAAAGGGGGCTCCAGATGGTATTGGAGCCACCCTTAAAAGGTCAGCTGACACAATTGTCCGCCATGGAGGAGATATCCCCAACGCAGAAGCTATGTTTCACAAGCTGAGAGACATGGGCACTTCAGTGGAACTTTTTTTTGTGGGAGAAGATGATGTTGAGAGGAAAGTAAAAGAAATTATTGATGGACCGACACTTGTGCCTGTCAAAGGAACCATGAAAATCCACCAAGTACTCAGTTTCTCTCCAGGAACAATAAAATACAGGGACATAACCTGCCTTTGCCAGGCAGACAAAGGTGTACTGGACTGTGAATGCTATGGCCTGAAGGAGATAAGCCTTAGTCAAGAGGCAAGTCCACATTGCACTGAGGGACCAACCCGGCCTGAGAACATCACAAAAGATCATATTGGTCAGTGGTGCATTATCAACTACGATGGTGAACCCTACCCAGGAATCATTCTGGAGGTTGAAGAGGATGTTAAAGTGAAATGCATGCACAAGAACGGGACCAACAAGTTCCACTGGCCAAGTCCACGTGAGGACATAACCTGGTATAGGGATGACCAGGTTGTGTGTCTGATGAAAGAACCAACACCTTTGAATAAGAGGTCAGTTCAGCTGGAGAGGAAAGTGTGGGATTTCCTTGAAAAAAACTGGAGTTGCTGGTCTGTTGCATAG